In Brassica napus cultivar Da-Ae unplaced genomic scaffold, Da-Ae ScsIHWf_253;HRSCAF=424, whole genome shotgun sequence, one DNA window encodes the following:
- the LOC111199899 gene encoding uncharacterized protein LOC111199899 — translation MAVYYLDKDAVECWESRDNQVGHLVTTWAAFKKEFERKYFTPGPKRRLQQLENRLAVGNYESLTELVENAVNVEIGLEAEKAASKKSKQHQEGKYGGNQRSFKGKDKEKEPGGPNRRSLFTGKYFNCGKIGHKSSKCYGKKPGSFQSNSYNPTCYTCGKKGHISTQCSVNPPIPATPIAVHPPPAPSAIAPAPKRQAIGGRVYTLELEDTKPPGPSKGPITGILHVAGRPTHVLFDSGATHSLVAPEVAAEFVGSFVIDRMDVAVMIPGDQTLQAKECLRRALLVIYEKMFVADLLVVPLKGYEVIMGMDWLSGYRAQLDCGKALKELPPPRSNPFTINLEPGAKPIAKAPYRMAPAELAELKKQLEDLMEKGFIRPSSSPWGAPVLFVKKKDGSMRLCIDYRGINNITIKDKYPLSRIDELLDHLRGASWFSKIDLASGYHHFPISEGDVMKTAFRTRYGQYEFVVMPFGLTNAPAAFMRLMNEVFHDYLDKFVIIFIDDILIYSKTEVKHKAHLKLVLERLRNQKLYAKFSKCSFWKREIEFP, via the exons ATGGCAGTATATTACTTAGACAAAGACGCGGTAGAATGTTGGGAGAGTAGGGATAACCAAGTGGGACATCTAGTCACCACTTGGGCAGCATTCAAAAAAGAATTTGAACGCAAGTATTTCACCCCGGGTCCAAAGCGAAGGCTTCAAC AGTTAGAAAATAGACTGGCAGTCGGGAACTACGAGAGTCTCACCGAGCTAGTGGAAAACGCTGTGAATGTGGAGATCGGATTGGAAGCTGAGAAGGCGGCAAGTAAGAAATCTAAGCAGCATCAAGAAGGAAAGTATGGTGGAAACCAAAGATCATTTAAGGGTAAAGACAAGGAAAAGGAACCGGGAGGGCCCAATCGACGATCTCTGTTCACAGGAAAATACTTTAATTGTGGCAAGATAGGCCATAAATCAAGTAAATGCTACGGGAAGAAACCTGGATCCTTTCAGTCAAACTCCTACAATCCTACATGCTACACGTGTGGAAAGAAAGGACACATCTCTACCCAGTGCAGCGTCAATCCTCCTATCCCAGCTACGCCAATCGCTGTTCATCCTCCCCCAGCTCCATCTGCAATCGCACCAGCGCCAAAAAGGCAAGCTATAGGAGGTAGAGTTTACACTTTAGAACTAGAGGATACTAAACCTCCAGGCCCATCTAAGGGTCCCATCACAG GAATTTTACATGTTGCGGGACGTcccacacatgtattgttcgactcGGGGGCAACACATAGCTTGGTGGCCCCTGAGGTAGCTGCCGAGTTTGTGGGTTCATTTGTGATTGACAGGATGGATGTGgctgtgatgattcccggagaccAAACCCTCCAAGCAAAAGAGTGCCTCAGAAGAGCTCTGTTAGTCATTTACGAGAAGATGTTTGTGGCAGATTTGTTGGTGGTTCCCTTAAAGGGATATGAGGTTATTATGGGCATGGATTGGTTATCAGGCTATCGGGCTCAATTAGATTGTGGAAAAG CATTAAAAGAGTTACCTCCACCTCGGAGTAACCCTTTCACAATTAACTTGGAACCTGGAGCTAAGCCTATAGCAAAGGCTCCTTACCGCATGGCACCCGCAGAGTTAGCAGAGTtgaagaaacaacttgaagATTTAATGGAGAAAGGTTTCATAAGACCTAGCTCTTCACCATGGGGAGCTCCGGTCTTATTTgtcaagaagaaggatggtagcatgcgacTTTGCATTGATTATCGAGGAATCAACAATATCACCATCAAAGATAAGTATCCTCTTTCGAGGATagacgagttgttggatcaTCTAAGGGGAGCTAGTTGGTTTTCGAAGATCGACTTGGCGTCGGGTTATCATCATTTTCCAATTTCAGAAGGTGATGTCATGAAGACTGCGTTTAGAACTCGTTATGGACAATACGAGTTCGTAGTAATGCCTTTTGGCCTTACTAATGCACCGGCGGCcttcatgagattgatgaatgaaGTCTTCCATGATtatctcgacaagttcgtgatAATCTTCATCGatgacattttaatatattccaaGACAGAGGTAAAGCACAAAGCACACTTAAAGCTAGTGTTGGAACGGTTAAGAAACCAAAAGCTGTATGCCAAGTTCAGCAAGTGTTCTTTCTGGAAAAGAGAGATCGAGTTTCCGTAG